The nucleotide sequence GTCAGGAAACAAATAAAGACCGACTATGCATTGATATTTTAGAGGGTGCGATGCGGAGAAACCTCTTGGCTGGAGATGCTTTCACTTCCCAAGATGCTGTAGATGATACTTTTGATTTGAATCTGTAACCCTTTTTAAAGATGATATACGTCTCTCTTTGTTATTTGCAATGGATTCTACTTTTCATTCCTAACTTGTTTGGTATGGAGCAAGTagacttgggaagtgtttggtttACTTGTTGGATGTAAACTGATCGGTGATAGACATCCATTACCTCCTCAATTCTTCCAGCACTACCCAGGATATCTACCAAACAAGCATAATGCTGTAAAAATGGTGAGACCCCAAAATCTACGCCCATTTTATCAAACAATTTCATCCCATCTTCTGTAAGCCCAGCACGGCTGTAACCTGATAACAATGCAATGAAGGTAACCTCATCTGGTCTCAAGCCAGATGAAACCATTTCATCAAACAATTCCCTTGCTTATCTCATGCGCCCATTGATTGCGTATCCAGTCAACAAAGCATTCCAAGTTGCCAAGTCCTTGCTACTCATTCCATTAAACAGTCTCCTGCCATAATCAAACATTCCACATTTAACGTACATGTCAATAAGTGCATTTAACACTAGGACATCTGGTCTTTTTGCTGGTTTAACTATTTGTGCAGGCAACTCTTTTCCACTATGAAGAGTTGTCAATCGTGCGCAAATTGGCAAAATTGTTGTAATGGTAACCCAATTAAATCCCGTTCCCTCACTCTGCATTTTTCTAAACACATCCAGTGCCTCAAACAATTGATCTTGCTTAGCAAAACCTCCGATCAAAGAATTCCAGGAAACAACATTCCTTTGAGGCATTTCATCAAACATCTTCAACACTTCACCAGAACACCCACATTGAGCATACAAGCTTAAGAGAGCGTTATTCACCACCGGATCAGGCTCTTCACTAGACTTTATCACCTGACCATGAACCCCTCTACCAAGCCTTGAATCTTTCCAATTGACACGCGCCTTCAAAGCCACAGAAAAAGAGAAATTACCCGGTTGCATATTATGCCACAACATGTCAATGTAAACAAGCAAAGCCTCTCTAAAACGCTCATTTTTGGAATACCCAATTGCCATTGCCACCCAAACCGACTCGGGCGCCCCATGATTCTCAAGGCCATCTTCAAAAATATGGCGTGCCACTTCGAGACGGCCACAGATGGAGAAAAGGGTAATGAGCTTGCTCTTTAAAGTGGGATTTTGAATAAGGTTGTGACCTTCTCGGCATTCAGAGAGGACTTGCAGATAGATTCTTTGTCCATAGTCTAATGATTTATGGGAGATACAAGCATGTAGAAGGAAGGTATACGTCTCAGGATCCGTGAACTTGGACGATGAAGATTCGATCCGACGAATAGCCTCGGCGAGTTTGCCTGATTTGGAGAGGGATTTGAGGGTTTGATGGAGGAGAGGCTTTTGTGGTTTGGACGATCTGGGGCCTGAAATGACCGTTGCTTCGATTGGGCGAGCTGTGCTGCTTAAAATGGAAATGGCGGGAATCATTATCAGAACGTGCACGGGGCACCGTTAGTAGCTGGACTCGAGCTACTCGTACCAAATAGTCACAAGAGCGAGAACAAATAGGTGAAAAGTCTAAATTAAtcctcaatttaaaattttttttaatattaaaatttaaaatttttaattttagaaataattttaatgttattaaataaaataaatcggtttagttttatattttttattaataattaatattttaaatattttaaatttaatatttcttaaatacttaaattctattaatttaaaatatattatcaaACCGTTTAATACTGGCTAAGTGCAATGTCGTTTGGGCTAGCAGGAAAGCTCAAATGCAATAATAACCaaaaaatattgatgaaaatttttttttataatctttaaataaatattatttaattatttaaaaattttgtaaattatgaaaaaatttatttatttatttattcggaCTTTAATGCCACCAAAACTAATTTTTTTGCGTGTCTATcatttttatgaaaaatggtaAACGTTTCCTAAAGAAAATTTTGCTGTGTGAACCCCAAAACTATTCCTAACTATTCTATTGAGTATTTGTTTAGCATTAAGGATTTGAGACTAAAACTGTTGTTAAGGAAAAAAAGTATCATTTTAAATATTACTATAAAAGTAATttgaaaaagattttttttacgttctaacaattaaaatttattaaatttaattttaaattatttttttaatactcactaattaatatatttaaaaaaataattttatcaataacagttttaataataatatcaaataaatcTTAAGAGAGAATCTCCAAGTGAATCCTATTGATACTAAATATTATTTGGTTCATTTGACGAACCATATTATTAGGGTAAATGGCTTAATGCTAGGATAGTTTGACATGTTACGAGTTTATTTTttgatagaatttttttttatttaaatttgattcatTATAAATTCAAGATACTGAATGTGTGAAACctacctattaaatatataaatctcaCATATTTTGTATCTTAGATTCCTAGGAAATCAAATTTAATTGGATAATGAAAATCAAACAACATAACTTGGTCTTATAAACAAATCAAATAGACAGCTTGGTTTACTACCCGAGTAGTAGTACACATTGCTAACAAAGATAGACATACGTCATCTTTAGCGAACAGGCTAGAGATTCAAATCAAAAGTATCATCTGCAGCATCTTGGGAAGTGATGGAAGCATCATCAACCATGGGGTTTCTCGGCATTTCTCTCTCTAAAATATCAATGCATAGTCGGTCTTTATTTGTTACCTGACCCTGCTCTGTTTCAGcattataattttttatgctaGTCAATCTTCGACAGATGCTAAGAGCACTTCGCCCATCAAATGTTAAGTCTGAAGCACTAGCCCCTTTTATTAGGAGAGACACAATGATTGATGGTTCTCTTCGCATTGCTGCAATGTGAAGAGGTGTGTAGCCTTGTGAATTTCTATGGTTGACATCAGCATAACCAAGGCGAAGCAACTCGCGTACAATCTTGCTGTCACAGTACGCAACAGCATAATGAAGAGAATTGGCATCATCCAGTGTTACATTAGAGTCCCACAAGAGAAGCTTTACTAGTTCAATATCATCCCAGTCTAATGCCCGGTGTATTCTCCTAATAGCCTTTTCATGCAAGCGTACCACAGCCTCAGACACCTGTTCATCATCGGACATAGACTCTTTACGACTAAGTTCAATTCTCTTTGAAAGCTCATAGGGAAGTTCCTTCTCTATTGAGATGTTATCAAGATCTGACCTTGCTATTCTATCCACACATTGATTTACAAGTTCATCTGATCGACAATAGAAGGCAGCCAAAAGTATTGGGATTACATCCTCCACATAAGCCTTATCAACAAAGTTAACAAGGCGTCTCTGCAAACACATAGAATATCAAATTACAACAATATATATAATATGGAATTTATTCAAAGTCTCGTAAGCACAACAGAAATATTGAACAGCAGTTATAAATTCAGTTCGTAAACTAGCACCAAACCAGAAGCAAATAAATTAACCATCATGCATTGCAAATACACCATTAAATTCTTATCTCAGTACAGAATTACACGGAACTGACctggaaatgtacaaccagctcTGGTAAATTGAATATGGATGAGGCATGCATCAAATGCACTGTAAAATCAATTGCAGGTCCACAGGCATCATGACCACATTCTTTATCAACACAAGTTGATCCCTCCAACGGAGGAGGATGGAGTTCTCCAGTATACAAGCAGCTCAAGAAAAACTGGAATGCTTCATATCCAACCTTTGCAAAAGGTAACAGATCACTCAAAAGATACTTTGGTTTCCCATCATTTTCCAAATAACCCTTTCCTCGCTCAAAAATTTCATGGAAAAAACTTCTCTTTTCCGCTAGAAAACCCCGATTAATGCTAACAGGGATTCCCTCAACAACAATTTCAGCAGCATTATAATCGATCAAGGGCTGCTCCAAATTG is from Hevea brasiliensis isolate MT/VB/25A 57/8 unplaced genomic scaffold, ASM3005281v1 Scaf113, whole genome shotgun sequence and encodes:
- the LOC131176446 gene encoding BTB/POZ domain and ankyrin repeat-containing protein NPR1-like, whose product is MDDVFYFPYDPSQPVNFSSSSSFISSSYEFNDSISQSMSISSSYASNRLTSQNISTFSGSEARPSQNTSTAFSCTSNRLISQNTSSPLVSEVSPSLELISLPQLSSNLEQPLIDYNAAEIVVEGIPVSINRGFLAEKRSFFHEIFERGKGYLENDGKPKYLLSDLLPFAKVGYEAFQFFLSCLYTGELHPPPLEGSTCVDKECGHDACGPAIDFTVHLMHASSIFNLPELVVHFQRRLVNFVDKAYVEDVIPILLAAFYCRSDELVNQCVDRIARSDLDNISIEKELPYELSKRIELSRKESMSDDEQVSEAVVRLHEKAIRRIHRALDWDDIELVKLLLWDSNVTLDDANSLHYAVAYCDSKIVRELLRLGYADVNHRNSQGYTPLHIAAMRREPSIIVSLLIKGASASDLTFDGRSALSICRRLTSIKNYNAETEQGQVTNKDRLCIDILEREMPRNPMVDDASITSQDAADDTFDLNL